The Euleptes europaea isolate rEulEur1 chromosome 7, rEulEur1.hap1, whole genome shotgun sequence genomic sequence GAGATATTAAAGCATGTCCCCTGAAGAAAGAGAACAGGCAAAGAGGAACTGTGCTCCCATTTGCCACTGTTCAGCGGCATATTGTCTGTACTTTGTtacattaagagcagtggagctgTTCTACAATGTCAGACAACGTGTTGGAGAAGTTCTCAAAAGTTGGACAGCAGCAGCTTGTTATACTGGGAAAGATAATCACAACGAACATACTCACACAGGTCACTATACCTTTTGAACTCATTAACTTGTCAGACCAGTCACTTCTCAGCTGTGCTCAAACAGGAAGATACATTGGAAAGTTGAGTACCTCCCATGTAGTTTGTTCAACAGACAGGAATTTAATTTGCTCTTTCGGTTCCCTTGGGTTTAAAGGGCACTAACAATGCTATACTATTTGTTACAGCAACTGCTGCAGCTAATTTAATTtaggaactcagggtggcatacataggAGCCACCCCATTTTACCCTCAGTTACCCTAGAAGGTAAGCAATGTTGAGAGGCAGCAACTGACCAATAAGGTCATTTGCAAAGTTGAGTGGGACTTAGAGTCAAGCCTCCTCAGTTGCAGCTCAGATTGAGTATAGCAGAACTAGATTACTGGATACAGGAGAGAgtcaggtttaaatccccagtctgtcatgaagctcactaggtgatcaTGGGCCAACCACGATTTCTCAGCAACTCACACCTTGCGGGATTTTTAAGATCAAATGGAAGGATGAAACCTCCGATTTTTAGAGGAAGGGGGAGATATGAAAAGTCTAATAAATAATATTGTTAAGCGTCTCAAGTATTTTATTGATTAAAAATGACTAGACTATGTTTCCAATTATTTGAGGAAGTGTacaaaaaataaacccaacattgtaaccaataataataaaaaacctaaTCAACACAAAATCAAAGATCCAGTTTTTATTTTCTCAATGGCTATTTAGTTGACGCAACActtaaaaaaagagggaaagctATCAATTCCCAGGTTTTTCAAAGGTTGTtagtcaaatgctgctttaaatgGAACCTCTCTTTTCACTGGTTTGCTTTCACCCATTTGTATTCATATTTCTTTTAAGAAATAAGTACAGTCCTGCCAGAccaagaccagtggtccatctagtacagAATCCTGTCTCGCTCAGTagctaaccagttcctctggaggtgcatagaggccgaggccttcccctgatgttgcctcctggcactggtattcagaggtttactgtctctgaatgtaGAGATttgctttagtcaccatggctagtaaccactgacagacctatccttcatgaacctGTAGAAGGCCTGCAGCACAGATCTAAAGCAATTCCACTCCACGCCAGAGAATCGGGGCAGCGTGGAATTCATTTTAAAGGCAGGTAAataaagggggagagaggggggatggggggaaatggcaccgaggccaaagcagcccgaataatgctgaaaaaaatctGGCATTATTCACAAGCACAGAATAAATCTGTAGATTCTCCAATAGTGCAAATATCTTTATTGGTGAACTAGAACTTCAGTCTCGGCACAGAGGAAAACTATGGCTAACATGCCTGTGCTTGTGGGCCTTTGGGGTCTCTGGCTGGCTACTGCGGGAAAAGGGACACCGCATTAAATGGACTATTGGTCTAATTCAGCAGAGCTCTTCCTATTTCCTAAATTAACCTTTCCCCCTTAGGTTTAGTCCTACTGGCAACTGCTCattcatgtgcattctctgtggtggctcccatcTTTTGCCTGAGGTGGTCAGGAAGCTCCCGCACACTTTTTATCATTTCGTAGACTGtgtaaacagaaatgttcaagATGGCATTTTACAAGGGAGTAGAACAGTAGCATAACGGAACAGCTCAAGAGGCCACTTCTGTAAGGGATAGTATTGTAGTCCAAGCCCTGACGTGGTTatcccaggccagcctgatctcatagcttctcagaagctaagcattgtCGACCCTTTGTagcactttgatgggagaccaccagagaaagctcaggattgctacgcagacacaaacaatggcaaaccacctctgaacatatttCGCCTTGAAACTCCTACGGGCTTGCCACAAACTGCCTaagacttgacagcaaacaaacACACCAAATGTAGTAGATTACAATATTTATTGAACATATCAcacctcattggttcttgtaggttatccgggctgtgtaaccgtggtcttggtattttctttcctgacgtttcgccagcagctgtggcaggcatcttcagaggagtaacactgaaggacagggttactcctctgaagatgcctgccacagctgctggtgaaacgtcaggaaagaaaataccaagaccacagttacacagcccggataacctacaagaaccaatgaactctgaccgtgaaagccttcgacaatatatcacACCTCCCTTTTTTATTGCAATGTGAACCGTGTAACCTCCTTTCCTCATTATAGTATGTCATGCCTTAGAAAGcttttctgtaatcctagtccaattgcttttcatattttgtaagccgccttgcgcctcagtgagaaaggcagggtaatgTGTTCTGCACCAGTTCTTCTCAAAGGTACACATTCTTCGGAGACacgacaattttttaaaaaacaacagtcgCTCAACATGATCGTTATCAAATGGTTTGGGACCCTCCAACACAGCAGCCCAGAAGTGGTTCACCCTTCAGTGAATACCTGCAaagagttctttctgaactcattGACAGCCGCGGAGTTAAATGGGGCTCGCTCTCAAGTAACTCCGAACACCACAGTTTTAACTACTGCTTATGCTCCAGAGCAGAAAACAGGGAAATATATTATCTGACTCTTTCGAAGTAGGAGCATGCCTTGTTAATGCCTTAACCCCGACACAGTGATTTTGAGCAGGGTACCAAaagtggccaccaagattaagttaattcatgccatcgtattccctattactatgtatgggtgtgaaagctggacagtgaagaaagcggataggaagaaaatagattcctttgaaatggggtgttggaggagcgtgttacggataccgtggacggccaaaaaaacaaatcagtgggttctagatcaaatcaagcctgaactgaccctagaagctaaaatgactcaactgaggctgtcgtattttggtcacaccatgagacgacaagagtcactggaaaagacagtcatgctaggaaaagttgagggaagcggaaaaagaggaagacccaacaagagatggatggactcaataaaggaagccacggccttcagtttgcaggatctgagcagggctgtcaaagataggacattttggaggactttgattcatagggtcacatgaacacatgaagctgccttatactgaatcagacccttggtccatccaagtcagcattgtctactcatcagaagggcagtggctctccagagactcaggcagaggtctttcacatcacctacttgcctggtgcctttaactggagatgccgggaatcgaacctgggaccttctgcatgccaagctgatgctctaccactgagccacggaccctctccccatgtcgccatgagtcggaagcgacttgacggcacttaacccccacacaccaaaggtgGCGGCTATTTTAGACTGGGCCCCCTCGAGGAGAAGGACATCATAACGAGAGAAGACTTCCGCATCCCCCGCCCCCCATCATACCTGCACGTTGTCCTCGAAGGCTCCCCACTCCGCCGCGGCCCCACTCCTCTGTCCTCTGGCTCCAGCGGCGGTCCCGGGGCCGGACATTTTCCCACCTGCCGTTTAGGGGGAGCAAacgcccccccccttgccccgGCCGCAGCGGCGGTAGGAAACCTGGGCCCGACGGAGGGAGGAAGACCCGGATGTACACAAGCGGAGGCAGCCCCACTCGGCGCGTCCGGCCCGCCTCCGAGAGGCGACGACGTGGAGGCTGAGCGGCTCTCGCGATATTTCACGTCGCCCGGCCTGATAACGGTCCCTCGCTCGCGCGGGGTGAGGAAAGCAAAGTAGGGACATAATGAAataattaaaagggggggaaaagggaaaatTCTCCGCAGTGCACTGGGCAAGCCTAAGACGCGCATGTCTGGggcaatgtgattttttttgggtaGCGCTGCACATAACAGCGGTTGGTAGGGAGCGACGTAGAAGATCGCGTCTCCGCGTGGATGGCGTACATTACGTGTTTTACGGAACCCACCTCTCTCTCCCGGGCGGCTGAAGCCTACTGCGCTTGCGTCGCAGAGTGACGCGGTCTTCTCGCGCCTCTGCGGAAGATGGCGGCGCCCCGTGGTGTGGAAGAGATGCGGAGTCGCGTGGTGCTGGGAGAGTTTGGCGTCCGCAACGTGAGTGAGACCGAGCAGGATGGGTGGTGGAAGGATAGAGGGGCCCGGGGAGCGCTGTAGCCTTTTTGGCCGTGCGGCTTCTCAGGGGCCGGGGAAAAGACGCAGATAGGGCGCGTTTCTTAATCTAAGCTTTGGGCGGTAAGTGCTGGGCCTGTGGCTCTTAGTGGAACGTTTGCTTCCCACGTGCAAGTCATCACGTTTCTGTCACCGAGAAATGATTCCTGTGTCGACACCGATCTCTTATGCGTGTTCTCTGAGGAAAACGAGTTTAGAGCACCCACGTGCTTTTGTCGCTTTTCCAGGTCCATACTACAGACTTTCCAGGGAATTATTCTCAGTATGACGATTCCTGGGATAAGGAGAAGTTTGAAAAGGTGAGAACTTTTGATGCTTGAAGAAATGGGTTGGAGTATCTTTGGAACTATTGGTGGTGGTTTTGCACCAACCGGTGGGTATGAGGAATGCCGTCTAATGCCGTTTCTTATTTTCTGTTTAGATAATGTAGGATTTGTTCAGACAATTGCTAGGTCAGAAATGCTGTATGTGTGGTGGTGAGCCTTTCTCTCCCCCAAATATGCTTGTAGAATGCAGTTCTTGCCTCCCACAGCAGGCGAGACATTGATGTGCAGCAGGTCAAGTGGTAGCCTGATTTATGTATCTGATGGATAAAAAATGATCAAACAGTTTTGGTTGTGAGGGTTATTGGTCAGATTCCATTTCATTTCGGTTAAGAGGTAATTTTGCAACAGTGCTTGCAGATCCATGATTTTAAACCTGATTTTAAACTTTGTTCCTCTTTTGTTCCAATAGAATTTCAGAATAGATGTGATTCACATGGATGAAAGCACTCTAGAATTTGACATGGTGGGGATTGATGCAGCTGTCGCTAATGCCTTCCGACGTATCTTGCTTGCTGAGGTATGGGTATCCATTTCTCTTGCTAGGCTAGTAGTGAGGCATTCCCCAGATATTCTTTTGGCTTGGGATTGTATGACCCAAGATTGGCTAGTGCCACTTTCTGCTGTTACAAAATGGTGAAACGATGTTATTTTAAAACAGGAGCCCCCAAGATTTttaagcctgcgggcacctttggaattatgcCACAGGTTAGAGGGTacaacacaaaatggctgttgcaggaggtggggccagccacaaaatggttgctgaagggttgtggtggcagctgctgtcaaagcaacattttataaaaaatgtgcacagccaatcaaatcaccAATGGCTAATCAGAATCCCTggtaggcaaaagccccacctggccatgcCCACTAACAGAAAACACTTGGCGGATGCCAGAAAAGgtattggcaggtgccatggtgcccatgggtaccacattgggAACTCTTGTTTTAGACTGTACAGAACAGGCATTTTCCCTTAAAGGTACTTTCtagtaaagatttttttttccagttggaaAATTGGGAAGGCTTCTCAGAGGTTTTAATCACCTATGATGCTTGTCCCTGAGAGTTGTTTTTTGACAGTGGAGAACGTGGTGTTAGTAATAGCTACAAGTAAGGTCTAATAGCTTTAAATCACATAAAGGAGCTGAATTCCTGTTCTGCAGTAAATATTTCAATGTTTTAGAAATACTTGCATTGTTTTAGGAAACTGGTAGCACATTCATGAGTTTCAGGTGCTGGTGTGGTTTAACCACCCCCTCTTGTCTAGGTGCCAACCATGGCTGTGGAGAAGGTCTTTGTGTACAACAACACCTCTATTGTGCAAGATGAAATCCTGGCCCACCGCTTGGGGCTGATCCCTATACATGCTGATCCTCGCCTCTTTGAATACAAGAGTGAAGGTGAGATCCTGTGGAAAGGACTTAGGGGGAATTCGCTGGGTAAATCAAGCTTAGCCACCACACAAGGGTATACCATTCGAAGCCAGAGGTGTTGCTCAGGGAAGTTTCAGcatagactttttttttgtttttttacagaagACGAGTGTGATGAAATTAACACTCTGCAGTTCCAGTTGAAAATTAAGTGTAGCAAGAACCCTCAGGCAGCCAAGGAGTCATCTGATCCTAATGAACTGTACATCAACCATAAAGGTACAACAAATTATTTGGGTGGAAATGGCTTCTGCTGTCCCATAGCTTCACTGTACTACTACCTCTTCTTTTGGACATACTCATTCAAAAAATCCCAGTCCCCTCACTCTTCTACTCCTGTCCCTGCCCCAATAGTGAAGTTGTGAAGAGGATATCTGAGTGGCTACTTACGTACGGACGGAATTTATTCTGTTGCCTTTGTTTTTCACAGTTTATAGCAAGCACATGGAATGGGTGCCGCTGGGGTCTCAGGCGGACAATCTGAATGCTGACTTCCGTCCTGTACACGATGACATCCTCATTGCCCAGTTGCGTCCTGGCCAAGGAATCGATGTACTTATGCATTGTGTAAAGGGCACTGGTGAGTTGGCTTGGTGGCATTAACAATCTAAATTGTGTGTGGCAAAGGAAATCTGGAATTTCTGTGTATAGCTGATTCTGGCAACAAATCTTAAAGTACGTCTTTATGAGGACGCTTTTTAGGAGAGGTTTGGTGTGCTTTGTTTTGGTTGACTGAGCTTTCTGGATTCTAGACCATCCATCAACCAGCTGTAGCTCTCCCTTGCCGTGTGAAACACAGTTCTCACTGGTCCGTGATGCTTTGCAAGTATTGTTACTGTTGGTCATCATTGCAGTTGCATCCCTTTGTGGCCTCAGGTTTAAGTAAAGCCTGCTTTTTTACCGTGTCTTGAACACTTCTTGGTTTGAACTAGGTCTTTAAGGATCTGGGTAACCAAAGCCTACATAGACCTTATTGCTGTATATACCATGATGGGTCAAATTTAATTACTGTATTCATAGCCCACACTTCTCACAGAGAGACCTCTTCATATGGACTGCTATTATGGTATGGTAGCATGGTAACAGTCCATATGAAGAGGCATCTAATAAGCACTTTGTAGGGTGACGCAAGCAAAATGAGGAGAGTCATACCAAGTCAAAATTATCAGGCCCAAGGCTGCTTACAGCTCATGGGTAAAACAAAAGATTAAGGGATTTTAGCATGTTGTTTTAAACATCAATGCAGTAAGATTAGAGGAGCTTAAAATTTCACTCAGGAGCAGCATGACAGCCTGAATG encodes the following:
- the POLR1C gene encoding DNA-directed RNA polymerases I and III subunit RPAC1: MAAPRGVEEMRSRVVLGEFGVRNVHTTDFPGNYSQYDDSWDKEKFEKNFRIDVIHMDESTLEFDMVGIDAAVANAFRRILLAEVPTMAVEKVFVYNNTSIVQDEILAHRLGLIPIHADPRLFEYKSEEDECDEINTLQFQLKIKCSKNPQAAKESSDPNELYINHKVYSKHMEWVPLGSQADNLNADFRPVHDDILIAQLRPGQGIDVLMHCVKGTGKDHAKFSPVATASYRLLPEITLLQPIEGEAAERLKKCFSPGVIEIQEIKGKKVARVANARLDTFSREVFRHDDLKTLVRLARVRDHYIFSVESTGVLPPDVLVSEAIKVLMGKCQRFLEELKTIQKK